AAGGTTGCGTTCGGTCCGCATAAAGAAGGCTGGGCCGACCAACGGAGCAGCCGCCGCGACCGACTCCGAGCGGAGTATGAAGCCGGCCAACCGACATACCTGACGCACGACCGAGGAGGCCCACCGGTGCCAAGGCTCAATGAGAACCGCATCAGCGCGCTCGCGCAAAAAGCGTGGGAGACCTGGCTCTTCGCGTACGCCCCGTATTCGCAGTTCCGCGTCGGCGCCGCATTGCTCGCCGCCGACGGACGCGTCTTCACCGGCGCCAACGTCGAGAATCCGTCGTACGGTTTGTCGATGTGCGCCGAGCGCGTCGCGGTCGGTGCCGCCGCCGCCGCTGGCGCCCGCTCGTTCGTCGCGATCGCCGTTGCGGGAGATAGTCCTGGCGGACTCGTACCGTGCGGAGCGTGCCGCCAAGTGCTCGCAGAGTTCTCGCCCGATCTGCTCGTGATCCGGT
Above is a window of Candidatus Eremiobacteraceae bacterium DNA encoding:
- the cdd gene encoding cytidine deaminase; this encodes MSALAQKAWETWLFAYAPYSQFRVGAALLAADGRVFTGANVENPSYGLSMCAERVAVGAAAAAGARSFVAIAVAGDSPGGLVPCGACRQVLAEFSPDLLVIRCRPDGSYEKFRMRDLMPTPLTGKAMESTVQSEMELAAR